From a single Streptomyces misionensis genomic region:
- a CDS encoding macrolide family glycosyltransferase: MASLPSPSSSPSRRRAHIAMVGIPAVSHVLPSLAVIRELVARGHRVTYANDPSVADLVTGAGAELVPVPSGLPVADNAWPEDPVEVMSVFFDDAVRALPVLRAAYDDDPADLYLYDIGAYAARALAESQRRPLMQLSPTFVAWDGYDQEVAAHIRRLPGADAYRARFTEWLAGCGATTTDVDAFCGPPARSLALIPRAMQPHADRVDTGVVTFVGPCFDQGKAAQDWARPADAEKVLLISLGSAFTRRPEFYRRCLAAYGDLPGWHVVLQIGKYVDPQELGDIPANVEVHSWVPQRAILQQADAFVTHAGMGGCGEGLTAGVPMIAVPQAADQFMNADRLVELGVARRIDTADATADALRTALEELTRDAEVARRSARLRAEARGEGGTGRAADLVEEMLG, translated from the coding sequence ATGGCTTCCCTGCCCAGCCCGTCGTCCTCCCCGTCCCGCCGCCGTGCCCATATCGCCATGGTCGGCATTCCCGCCGTCAGCCATGTGCTGCCCAGTCTGGCGGTCATCCGTGAGCTGGTGGCCCGCGGTCACCGGGTGACGTACGCCAACGACCCGTCGGTCGCCGACCTGGTCACGGGAGCGGGCGCCGAACTCGTCCCCGTCCCCTCCGGGTTACCGGTCGCCGACAACGCCTGGCCGGAGGACCCCGTCGAGGTGATGAGCGTCTTCTTCGACGACGCCGTCCGGGCGCTCCCCGTGCTGCGCGCCGCCTACGACGACGATCCCGCGGACCTGTACCTGTACGACATCGGCGCCTACGCCGCCCGCGCCCTCGCCGAGTCGCAGCGCCGCCCCCTGATGCAGTTGTCCCCGACCTTCGTGGCCTGGGACGGATACGACCAGGAAGTCGCGGCCCACATCCGGCGGTTGCCGGGCGCCGACGCCTACCGGGCGAGGTTCACCGAGTGGCTCGCCGGCTGCGGGGCGACGACCACCGACGTGGACGCCTTCTGCGGCCCGCCCGCGCGGTCCCTGGCGCTCATCCCCCGGGCGATGCAGCCGCATGCCGACCGGGTCGACACCGGCGTCGTCACCTTCGTCGGACCCTGCTTCGACCAGGGGAAGGCCGCGCAGGACTGGGCCCGCCCGGCGGACGCGGAGAAGGTGCTGCTGATCTCGCTCGGCTCGGCGTTCACCCGGCGGCCCGAGTTCTACCGCCGGTGCCTGGCGGCCTACGGCGACCTGCCCGGCTGGCATGTCGTGCTGCAGATCGGCAAGTACGTCGATCCGCAGGAGCTCGGGGACATCCCGGCCAATGTCGAGGTGCACTCGTGGGTGCCGCAGCGGGCGATCCTCCAGCAGGCGGACGCCTTCGTCACCCATGCCGGGATGGGCGGCTGCGGTGAGGGGCTGACGGCGGGCGTCCCGATGATCGCGGTACCGCAGGCCGCCGATCAGTTCATGAACGCCGACCGGCTGGTGGAACTGGGCGTGGCCCGGCGCATCGACACCGCGGACGCCACCGCCGACGCCCTGCGGACCGCCCTGGAGGAGCTGACGCGGGACGCGGAGGTCGCCCGCCGCTCGGCACGGCTGCGCGCCGAGGCGCGGGGCGAGGGCGGCACCGGGCGGGCCGCGGACCTGGTCGAGGAGATGCTGGGCTGA
- a CDS encoding MarR family winged helix-turn-helix transcriptional regulator → MSENPSPSPSAVQASRDVRAVISRLRRRILKASEAEDITLGQASVLARLSDKGNVTASELAAAEGMRHQSMTSMVAGLAALGLVKRTPDPDDGRRLLIALTPEGRRRVEQGRQIRTEWLAERLDRCTEEERRTVIAAMAVLERLIHD, encoded by the coding sequence ATGAGTGAGAACCCGAGTCCGTCGCCGTCGGCGGTGCAGGCGTCGCGTGATGTGCGCGCGGTGATCAGCCGGCTGCGGCGGCGCATCCTGAAGGCCTCCGAGGCGGAGGACATCACCCTGGGCCAGGCATCCGTGCTGGCCCGGCTGTCCGACAAGGGGAACGTCACGGCGAGCGAGCTGGCCGCCGCCGAGGGGATGCGGCACCAGTCGATGACCTCGATGGTCGCCGGGCTCGCCGCGCTGGGCCTGGTGAAGCGGACCCCGGACCCGGACGACGGGCGGCGTCTGCTGATCGCACTGACGCCGGAGGGCCGCCGCCGGGTGGAGCAGGGGCGGCAGATCCGCACCGAATGGCTCGCGGAGCGGCTGGACCGGTGCACGGAGGAGGAACGCAGGACCGTGATCGCCGCCATGGCCGTGCTGGAACGGCTGATCCATGACTGA
- a CDS encoding MFS transporter: protein MTETRPGAMTKTDGAAFDRRLLPPMMLGSILNPINSTIISVALVPIGKALGAPASQTAWLVSALYLATSLGQPVVGRLIDLFGPRRLFLLSTSLVGVAGVVGTLAPNMAVLIVARVLLGFGTCSGYPAAMALLRSEAKRTGRDSPGGVLTALAVANQTIAVIGPLLGGLLIAAGGWRTTFALNVPLSAVSVVLGLLWLPKPAAAGPAGHGRLVAQLDLPGMALFAATLTSLLLFLMNPHPRTWYLLVVAAAFAAGFALRELRAATPFIDLRVFGGNTPLLATYGRAVVAYVVSYSFLYGFSQWTEEGYGLSPFRAGLVQIPMFLVAIGVSLVSGRRSGVRGKLLVGAAGQIVACLVMLTLGAGSALWALLLVALVFGVPQGLNSLALQNSVYFQADPERVASSAGLLRTFAYIGSMIASSATAASFGRRADTGGMHQLAWIMLGAGVLYLLVTVLDRTLGRTAPTPADK from the coding sequence ATGACTGAGACGCGACCCGGGGCCATGACGAAGACGGACGGGGCCGCCTTCGACCGGCGGCTGCTGCCGCCGATGATGCTGGGCTCGATCCTGAACCCGATCAACTCCACGATCATCTCGGTCGCGCTCGTCCCCATCGGCAAGGCCCTGGGCGCGCCGGCGTCGCAGACCGCGTGGCTGGTCTCCGCCCTCTACCTCGCCACCTCGCTCGGGCAGCCGGTCGTGGGCCGGCTCATCGACCTGTTCGGGCCGCGCCGGCTCTTCCTGCTCAGCACCAGCCTCGTCGGCGTCGCGGGCGTCGTCGGCACCCTGGCACCGAACATGGCGGTGCTGATCGTCGCGCGCGTCCTGCTCGGCTTCGGCACCTGTTCGGGCTACCCCGCCGCGATGGCGCTGCTGCGCAGCGAGGCCAAGCGCACCGGGCGGGACAGTCCCGGCGGGGTGCTGACCGCGCTGGCGGTCGCCAACCAGACCATCGCCGTCATCGGCCCGCTGCTGGGCGGTCTGCTGATCGCGGCCGGCGGCTGGCGCACCACCTTCGCGCTGAACGTGCCGCTGTCCGCCGTGTCCGTGGTGCTGGGCCTGCTCTGGCTGCCCAAGCCGGCCGCCGCCGGGCCCGCGGGGCACGGCCGGCTGGTCGCACAGCTCGACCTGCCCGGCATGGCGCTGTTCGCGGCGACGCTCACCTCGCTGCTGCTGTTCCTGATGAACCCGCACCCGCGCACCTGGTACCTGCTGGTGGTCGCCGCCGCCTTCGCGGCCGGGTTCGCGCTGCGCGAGCTGCGCGCCGCCACCCCGTTCATCGACCTCAGGGTGTTCGGCGGCAACACTCCGCTGCTGGCCACCTACGGCCGCGCGGTCGTCGCCTACGTCGTCTCCTACTCCTTCCTCTACGGCTTCAGCCAGTGGACCGAGGAGGGCTACGGGCTGAGCCCGTTCCGGGCCGGTCTGGTGCAGATCCCCATGTTCCTGGTGGCGATCGGCGTCTCGCTCGTCTCCGGGCGGCGCTCCGGCGTGCGCGGGAAGCTGCTGGTCGGCGCGGCCGGGCAGATCGTCGCCTGCCTGGTGATGCTGACGCTCGGCGCGGGCAGCGCCCTGTGGGCGCTCCTCCTGGTCGCCCTGGTGTTCGGCGTCCCGCAGGGGCTGAACAGCCTGGCCCTGCAGAACTCCGTCTACTTCCAGGCCGATCCCGAGCGGGTCGCCTCCTCGGCGGGGCTGCTGCGCACCTTCGCCTACATCGGCTCGATGATCGCCTCCTCGGCGACCGCAGCGTCCTTCGGGCGGCGCGCCGACACCGGCGGCATGCACCAGCTCGCCTGGATCATGCTCGGCGCCGGTGTGCTCTACCTCCTCGTGACCGTCCTCGACCGCACCCTCGGGCGCACGGCACCCACACCGGCGGACAAGTAG
- a CDS encoding cysteine hydrolase family protein, whose product MSRTALLLMDLQAGHLSHVPDDYLPRAVRALHTARAAGVPVIHVALQLRPGHIDAHPRNKTFGALPPHLFTPDDPGTAIHPDVAPADGEIVVHKNRVSAFAGNNLRQILAAQGIGHLVLAGIATGGIVLSTALQAADLDYRVTVLSDACADPDPDLHDTLVDRVLARRGEVTTVEAWGRALGAAA is encoded by the coding sequence ATGTCCCGCACCGCCCTGCTGCTCATGGATCTCCAGGCCGGCCACCTCTCGCACGTGCCCGACGACTACCTGCCCCGCGCGGTGCGCGCCCTGCACACCGCCCGCGCCGCCGGTGTCCCGGTCATCCATGTGGCGCTTCAGCTGCGGCCCGGACACATCGACGCCCACCCGCGCAACAAGACCTTCGGTGCCCTGCCGCCGCACCTGTTCACCCCCGACGACCCCGGCACCGCCATCCACCCCGATGTCGCGCCCGCGGACGGTGAGATCGTCGTCCACAAGAACCGCGTCAGCGCCTTCGCCGGGAACAACCTCCGGCAGATCCTGGCCGCCCAGGGCATCGGCCATCTCGTCCTGGCCGGCATCGCGACCGGCGGGATCGTGCTGTCCACCGCCCTCCAGGCCGCCGATCTCGACTACCGGGTCACCGTGCTGTCCGACGCCTGCGCCGATCCCGACCCCGACCTGCACGACACGCTCGTCGACCGCGTCCTCGCCCGGCGCGGCGAGGTCACCACGGTCGAGGCGTGGGGACGCGCCCTCGGCGCCGCCGCCTGA
- a CDS encoding NAD(P)-dependent oxidoreductase encodes MGAIIVFGAGGRVGRAAVEEARRRGHHVTAVVRTPAGHRGLEAAGVRLLAGDVTDADAVAAFAAGRDAAVMAAYDPGARPEVFFPAAARALLDGLGRARVGRLVAVGLSAALETSDGTPLMDTPGFPREYRAFAAGHAAGTDVWRACAGGPDWVVVSPAGDFDPTGARTGGYGLSGADTAARVSHGDFAIALLDEIDAPRHHRTHVGVVGA; translated from the coding sequence ATGGGCGCGATCATCGTGTTCGGCGCGGGCGGACGGGTGGGGCGGGCGGCCGTCGAGGAGGCCCGGCGTCGCGGCCACCACGTGACCGCGGTCGTCCGGACACCGGCCGGGCACCGTGGTCTCGAAGCGGCGGGGGTCCGTCTGCTGGCCGGCGACGTCACCGACGCGGATGCCGTCGCCGCCTTCGCGGCCGGCCGGGACGCCGCCGTCATGGCCGCCTACGATCCGGGCGCCCGGCCCGAGGTCTTCTTCCCGGCCGCCGCCCGCGCGCTCCTCGACGGGCTGGGGCGGGCGCGGGTGGGCCGGCTGGTGGCCGTCGGCCTGTCGGCCGCGCTGGAGACCTCCGACGGGACACCCCTGATGGACACCCCGGGCTTTCCCCGGGAGTACCGAGCCTTCGCCGCCGGGCACGCGGCCGGCACCGATGTGTGGCGTGCCTGCGCCGGCGGGCCGGACTGGGTGGTCGTCAGTCCGGCCGGCGACTTCGACCCCACCGGGGCGCGCACCGGCGGCTACGGCCTGTCCGGCGCCGACACGGCCGCCCGCGTCTCGCACGGCGACTTCGCGATCGCCCTGCTCGACGAGATCGACGCGCCGCGCCACCACCGCACGCACGTGGGCGTCGTCGGGGCGTGA
- a CDS encoding winged helix-turn-helix transcriptional regulator, translated as MTTPLDPEMFDPVCPSGLMPFRAGDKWAGMIIQCLAEGPRRFSELRVPLRNITPKVLTKSLRALERDGFVVRTESAGAPRHVAYRLTPLGRSLLGLLDAARDWAEAHLDEVLDAREAAQARLPR; from the coding sequence GTGACCACACCGCTGGACCCGGAGATGTTCGACCCCGTGTGCCCCTCCGGCCTGATGCCGTTCCGCGCGGGCGACAAATGGGCCGGAATGATCATCCAATGTCTCGCGGAGGGCCCCCGGCGGTTCTCCGAACTCCGGGTGCCGCTGCGGAACATCACCCCGAAGGTGCTCACCAAGTCGCTCCGCGCGCTGGAACGTGACGGCTTCGTCGTCCGCACCGAGTCCGCCGGGGCTCCCCGGCACGTCGCGTACCGGCTCACCCCGCTCGGCCGCAGTCTGCTGGGGCTGCTGGACGCAGCGCGGGACTGGGCGGAGGCGCACCTGGACGAGGTGCTCGACGCCCGTGAGGCGGCACAGGCCCGCCTGCCCCGCTGA
- a CDS encoding DUF6745 domain-containing protein, translating into MDAVREWREVAAATGAADRPAAEEGVRLAYRLAGLPEPETILWADSPRAGAALAARLTARGTSGRSVRDAVRDRPWATARGRLLDRLGPAGWAGHWALTGARLWDGMVMLTDRIRTGVTDESGGAQGAEQAVRLVLLDAVLGQHDAAWLAAFAGQEGADALDGIAAVARAAGWWWPYEKTAIVCERPVALHRDEAGRLDRGDGPALAFPDGFALYAWRGMPVPAAFLDELDGLTPRRIREEENAELRRVMLEHYGYDRYLKESGAKPVQRDETGVLWRVELPGDEPQVMVEVVNSTPEPDGTHRTYWLRVPPRTRTAREGVAWTFGLEEAEYAPQRQT; encoded by the coding sequence CTGGACGCGGTGCGCGAATGGCGGGAGGTGGCGGCGGCGACCGGTGCCGCGGACCGCCCCGCCGCCGAGGAGGGCGTGCGCCTGGCCTACCGGCTGGCGGGCCTGCCCGAGCCGGAGACCATCCTCTGGGCGGACTCGCCCCGCGCGGGCGCGGCGCTGGCCGCCCGGCTCACGGCGCGGGGCACGTCCGGCCGCAGCGTCCGCGACGCGGTGCGCGACCGGCCGTGGGCCACGGCGCGGGGGCGCCTCCTCGACCGGCTCGGACCGGCCGGCTGGGCCGGGCACTGGGCCCTGACCGGCGCCCGGCTCTGGGACGGCATGGTCATGTTGACGGACCGCATACGGACCGGGGTGACGGACGAGTCCGGTGGCGCGCAGGGAGCGGAACAGGCCGTCCGGCTGGTGCTCCTGGACGCGGTGCTGGGCCAGCACGACGCGGCCTGGCTGGCGGCCTTCGCCGGCCAGGAGGGCGCGGACGCGCTCGACGGCATCGCCGCGGTGGCCCGCGCCGCGGGCTGGTGGTGGCCGTACGAGAAGACCGCGATCGTCTGCGAACGGCCCGTGGCGCTGCACCGGGACGAGGCGGGCCGGCTCGACCGAGGCGACGGCCCCGCGCTCGCCTTCCCCGACGGCTTCGCGCTGTACGCCTGGCGCGGGATGCCGGTGCCCGCCGCGTTCCTCGACGAACTCGACGGGCTGACACCCCGCCGGATACGCGAGGAGGAGAACGCCGAACTGCGCCGCGTGATGCTGGAGCACTACGGCTACGACCGCTATCTGAAGGAGTCCGGCGCCAAGCCGGTGCAGCGGGACGAGACGGGCGTGCTCTGGCGCGTGGAACTGCCGGGCGACGAGCCGCAGGTGATGGTCGAGGTGGTCAACTCCACCCCGGAGCCGGACGGCACGCACCGCACGTACTGGCTGCGCGTCCCGCCGCGCACCCGCACCGCTCGGGAGGGGGTCGCCTGGACGTTCGGCCTGGAGGAGGCGGAGTACGCGCCGCAGCGGCAGACCTGA
- a CDS encoding STM4015 family protein — MSYVEHLKELHGLPAFDFPAPEEKRELPGAGEVAWRLAVDPYGDSDETFEELWERFLGSVDPAGVRAIVVGPWGEVYDGDSGEVVDLLVRARDRLTGLRAVFIGDLEMEEAEISWIQQSDVTPVLDAYPLLAEFGSRGGSELRFPVVRHRHLRTLRFEAGGLPGDVVRGVAASELPALERLDIWLGVEEYGGDATVADLAPLLAGGAFPALRHLGLRNSEIQDEIAAAVAGAPVVAQLTSLDLSLGVLTDEGVTALLDGQPLTHLNRLDLRHNYVTEPVAERVRAALEPSGVEVDLSEPGDTWEHDGVVHRYTAVAE; from the coding sequence ATGTCGTACGTCGAGCACCTGAAGGAACTGCACGGCCTCCCGGCCTTCGACTTCCCCGCCCCCGAGGAGAAGCGGGAGCTGCCGGGCGCGGGCGAGGTGGCGTGGCGGCTGGCCGTCGACCCCTACGGGGACTCGGACGAGACGTTCGAGGAACTGTGGGAGCGTTTCCTCGGCTCCGTGGACCCCGCCGGGGTGCGCGCGATCGTCGTGGGCCCGTGGGGCGAGGTGTACGACGGCGACTCGGGCGAGGTGGTGGATCTTCTCGTGCGGGCGCGGGACCGGCTGACCGGGCTGCGGGCCGTGTTCATCGGCGACCTGGAGATGGAGGAGGCGGAGATCTCCTGGATCCAGCAGTCCGACGTCACCCCGGTCCTCGACGCCTATCCGCTGCTGGCCGAGTTCGGGAGCCGCGGCGGCAGCGAGCTGCGCTTCCCCGTGGTCCGGCACCGGCACCTGCGCACCCTCCGCTTCGAGGCCGGCGGCCTGCCCGGCGACGTCGTGCGCGGCGTCGCCGCCAGTGAACTTCCCGCGCTGGAGCGCCTGGACATATGGCTCGGTGTGGAGGAGTACGGCGGGGACGCCACCGTCGCCGACCTCGCGCCGCTGCTGGCCGGGGGCGCCTTCCCGGCACTGCGCCACCTCGGCCTGCGCAACAGCGAGATCCAGGACGAGATCGCCGCCGCCGTCGCGGGGGCCCCGGTCGTCGCCCAGCTCACCTCGCTCGACCTCTCCCTCGGCGTGCTCACCGACGAGGGAGTGACGGCGCTGCTCGACGGCCAGCCGCTCACCCACCTGAACCGGCTCGACCTGCGCCACAACTACGTGACCGAGCCGGTGGCGGAGCGGGTCCGGGCGGCGCTGGAACCCTCCGGTGTCGAGGTCGACCTGTCCGAGCCCGGTGACACCTGGGAACACGACGGCGTCGTCCACCGCTACACCGCCGTCGCGGAGTGA
- a CDS encoding STM4015 family protein, with protein sequence MTFAEHLDTFHGLPVFTLPEPGEEPLPATGDVAWRLDCFAAGDLPFPEVWQSFRERVPSADVRALVIGPWWQDEYGELRPVLELLLADAERFPALRALFLADVVGEECEISWLQLTDVTPVLERFPLLEELGVRGGTGLGEESLALRPVRHAALRALRFESGGLPGQVVRAVGACELPALERLELWLGVAAYGGDATVADLAPILAGGAFPALRHLGLQDSELQDEIATAVASAPVVAQLESLSLSMGTLTDTGAEALLNGQPLTRLRRLDLHHHFVGEAMADRLRAALGSAGTEVDLSDRQVPHQWRNEEGRYVAVSE encoded by the coding sequence ATGACCTTCGCCGAACACCTCGACACCTTCCACGGACTGCCCGTCTTCACCCTGCCCGAACCGGGCGAGGAGCCGCTGCCGGCCACCGGCGACGTGGCCTGGCGGCTGGACTGCTTCGCGGCCGGGGACCTGCCGTTCCCGGAGGTTTGGCAGAGCTTCAGGGAGCGCGTGCCCAGCGCGGACGTACGGGCCCTGGTCATCGGGCCCTGGTGGCAGGACGAGTACGGCGAACTGCGCCCGGTGCTGGAGCTGCTCCTGGCCGACGCCGAGCGCTTCCCCGCGCTGCGTGCCCTGTTCCTCGCCGACGTCGTCGGCGAGGAGTGCGAGATCTCCTGGCTCCAGCTCACCGATGTCACCCCGGTCCTGGAGCGCTTCCCGCTGCTGGAGGAGCTGGGCGTGCGCGGCGGCACCGGGCTCGGCGAGGAGTCGCTCGCGCTGCGTCCGGTGCGCCATGCGGCCCTGCGCGCCCTCCGGTTCGAGTCGGGCGGTCTGCCCGGGCAGGTGGTGCGGGCGGTCGGCGCCTGTGAACTGCCCGCTCTGGAGCGGCTGGAGCTGTGGCTGGGCGTTGCGGCGTACGGCGGTGACGCGACGGTCGCCGACCTCGCGCCGATCCTGGCCGGCGGTGCCTTCCCGGCGCTGCGTCATCTCGGCCTCCAGGACAGCGAGTTGCAGGACGAGATCGCGACGGCGGTCGCCTCGGCGCCGGTCGTGGCCCAGCTGGAGTCGCTGAGCCTGTCGATGGGCACCCTGACCGACACCGGTGCCGAGGCCCTGCTGAACGGCCAGCCGCTGACCCGTCTGCGGCGGCTCGACCTGCACCACCACTTCGTCGGCGAGGCCATGGCCGACCGGCTCCGCGCGGCCCTCGGCTCCGCCGGGACCGAGGTGGACCTGTCCGACCGGCAGGTCCCGCACCAGTGGCGGAACGAGGAGGGGCGCTATGTGGCCGTCTCCGAGTAG